One Methylocapsa sp. D3K7 DNA window includes the following coding sequences:
- a CDS encoding Rne/Rng family ribonuclease: MANKMLIDASHPEETRVVVLRGNRVEEFDFESANKKQLRGNIYLAKVMRVEPSLQAAFVDYGGNRHGFLAFSEIHPDYYQIPVADRQALIEDDARAQRDEEDDGARSQRRSRRFRRGDRNGHRAEKRSGIDQTMSEPYAGELMSEPYAGELAFEARDTLTPEADEQSPSEPSAAEQDVAPHEGAPEDSGRVDADDGDAGALEAPAPGTLVAQADIEEFVQAGRAPDAEFAADTESHSSMSWEDSGPVSEPEQPILETDFAGEHVQDAETDRISRPPAEPGNNVGDEEEDEAEAGEIEQLGGDAMEEMPVRSYRHRKQYKIQEVIKRRQVLLVQVVKEERGNKGAALTTYLSLAGRYSVLMPNTARGGGISRKITDSGDRQRLKSIAEELDVPEGMGVIVRTAGAARTKPEVKRDFEYLLRMWETVRETTLQSTAPMLVYEEGSLIKRAIRDLYNKDIDEVVVAGEEGYREAKEFMRLLMPSHAKMVQPYRDPQPMFAKSGAETQLDAMFSNQVTLKSGGYIVINQTEALVAIDVNSGRSTREHNIEDTALRTNLEASDEIARQLRLRDLAGLIVIDFIDMEENRNNRTVERRLKDALKNDRARIQVGRMSHFGLLEMSRQRMRTGVIEGSTVACPHCAGAGMVRSTSSIALHVLRAMEDALIKNSSYDIVVKTRTAVALYILNQKRPHLRDLENRFGVSVMITSDDSLSGTNYYALERGELAVAANKIVPSQPVAAPAAELADRFFDEAAVDDDGSPDELAAIEAAPAEGHTHRDSEHEAEGRQRRRRRRRRGRGGDREGSGIAANAPQPPDDALEVMAKIGGLRPNATLDDDADTEQAIVSAIDETPLDQQRSGRSSGREGRRPRRVTGDADGDTNPSETQPESLELSGSEAEALDLPSGTEANRGRSSSGRVRRSRRPPRGSRVSQIDDVAASAQEAEPDLLVDDVREQEASPGASLLDIAAEVNSAFGNVQTDAREASRPDAYGSSEQPVTPPRLPEDPQPEALDPARPKRSGWWQRARASGHR, translated from the coding sequence ATGGCCAACAAAATGCTTATCGATGCGTCTCACCCCGAAGAAACCAGGGTGGTCGTCCTTCGCGGTAATCGGGTTGAGGAATTTGATTTCGAGTCCGCCAATAAAAAACAACTTCGCGGCAATATTTATCTCGCGAAAGTCATGCGAGTCGAACCGTCACTCCAGGCGGCGTTTGTCGATTATGGCGGCAACCGGCACGGCTTCCTGGCGTTCTCGGAAATCCATCCCGATTATTACCAAATTCCCGTCGCCGACCGCCAAGCCCTGATCGAGGACGATGCGCGGGCGCAGCGCGATGAGGAAGACGACGGCGCGCGTTCGCAGCGCCGCAGCCGCCGTTTCCGGCGGGGCGACCGCAATGGCCATCGGGCTGAGAAGCGGAGCGGCATCGATCAAACGATGTCAGAGCCCTACGCCGGTGAGTTGATGTCAGAGCCCTACGCCGGTGAGTTGGCGTTCGAAGCCAGGGATACTCTGACCCCCGAGGCCGACGAACAATCGCCAAGCGAACCGTCTGCGGCGGAGCAGGACGTTGCTCCCCATGAAGGCGCGCCGGAAGACTCGGGTCGCGTCGATGCCGATGACGGCGACGCTGGGGCATTGGAGGCTCCGGCGCCTGGGACCTTGGTGGCACAAGCGGACATCGAGGAGTTCGTGCAGGCAGGCCGCGCCCCGGACGCTGAATTCGCGGCGGACACTGAATCCCATTCTAGCATGTCGTGGGAGGACTCCGGTCCGGTCTCGGAACCAGAACAGCCAATTCTCGAAACAGATTTTGCGGGCGAACACGTGCAAGACGCCGAAACGGACCGGATCTCCCGGCCCCCGGCTGAGCCTGGCAACAATGTTGGCGATGAAGAAGAGGACGAAGCTGAAGCTGGCGAGATTGAACAGCTCGGCGGTGACGCGATGGAGGAGATGCCGGTTCGTTCCTACCGCCATCGCAAGCAATATAAGATTCAGGAGGTCATCAAGCGCCGCCAAGTGCTGCTTGTACAGGTCGTTAAGGAAGAGCGCGGCAACAAGGGCGCGGCGCTGACGACCTATTTGTCGCTGGCTGGCAGGTATTCCGTTTTGATGCCAAACACCGCGCGCGGCGGCGGGATCTCCCGAAAGATTACCGATTCCGGTGACCGCCAAAGATTGAAGTCCATCGCGGAGGAACTCGACGTTCCCGAAGGCATGGGCGTTATCGTCCGCACCGCTGGCGCCGCGCGAACCAAACCTGAAGTCAAGCGCGACTTCGAATATTTGCTGCGCATGTGGGAAACGGTGCGCGAAACCACGTTGCAATCGACTGCGCCGATGCTGGTCTATGAGGAAGGTTCGCTGATCAAGCGGGCAATCCGCGATCTTTACAACAAGGATATCGACGAGGTTGTCGTCGCGGGGGAAGAGGGCTATCGCGAGGCCAAGGAATTCATGCGCTTGCTCATGCCGAGCCATGCAAAAATGGTCCAGCCCTATCGCGATCCGCAGCCGATGTTCGCCAAATCCGGCGCCGAAACCCAGCTCGACGCGATGTTCTCGAACCAGGTCACGTTGAAGTCCGGCGGTTATATCGTCATCAATCAAACCGAGGCTTTGGTTGCGATTGACGTGAATTCCGGCCGCTCCACGCGTGAACACAATATCGAAGACACGGCGCTGCGGACCAACCTCGAGGCCTCCGATGAGATCGCTCGCCAATTGCGGCTGCGTGACCTTGCTGGTCTCATTGTCATCGATTTCATCGATATGGAGGAAAATCGCAACAACCGCACTGTCGAGCGGCGCCTAAAGGACGCGCTGAAGAACGACCGGGCCCGCATCCAAGTCGGCCGGATGTCGCATTTTGGCCTTTTGGAAATGTCGCGCCAGCGCATGCGCACCGGGGTGATCGAGGGGTCGACCGTTGCTTGTCCGCATTGCGCCGGCGCCGGAATGGTGCGCTCGACGTCATCCATCGCGCTGCACGTTCTGAGGGCTATGGAAGATGCTCTGATCAAGAATTCGAGTTATGACATCGTCGTCAAAACGAGGACGGCCGTCGCGCTTTATATTCTCAATCAGAAACGCCCCCATCTCCGCGACTTGGAAAACCGGTTTGGCGTATCGGTGATGATCACCTCCGATGATAGTTTGTCTGGCACAAATTATTATGCCTTGGAGCGGGGCGAACTCGCGGTGGCGGCAAACAAGATAGTGCCGTCCCAACCGGTCGCTGCGCCCGCCGCCGAATTGGCCGATAGATTTTTTGATGAAGCCGCCGTAGACGATGACGGTTCGCCTGATGAGTTGGCCGCGATCGAGGCGGCGCCTGCCGAGGGTCATACCCATCGCGACAGCGAACACGAGGCCGAGGGACGGCAAAGGCGCCGGCGCCGGAGGCGGCGTGGGCGTGGCGGTGATCGCGAGGGCTCCGGAATTGCCGCGAACGCTCCGCAACCTCCCGACGATGCGCTGGAAGTGATGGCCAAGATTGGCGGATTGCGCCCGAACGCCACGCTCGACGACGATGCGGACACCGAACAAGCCATTGTGTCCGCCATCGACGAAACACCGCTCGACCAGCAACGTTCGGGCCGAAGTTCGGGACGCGAAGGCCGCCGCCCGCGCAGAGTGACGGGCGATGCCGATGGGGATACAAACCCCTCAGAAACTCAACCCGAGTCGCTGGAGTTGAGTGGATCAGAAGCCGAGGCGCTTGATCTGCCCTCCGGCACGGAGGCGAACAGAGGGCGTTCCTCGTCTGGTAGGGTGCGGCGAAGCCGCCGGCCGCCGCGCGGATCCCGTGTCTCTCAAATTGATGATGTTGCGGCGTCGGCTCAAGAGGCAGAACCGGATCTCCTTGTTGATGACGTGCGAGAGCAGGAAGCGTCGCCAGGAGCTTCACTGCTGGATATTGCGGCCGAGGTAAATTCTGCGTTCGGCAATGTTCAAACGGATGCCCGTGAGGCTTCCCGCCCGGACGCTTATGGCTCGTCGGAACAACCCGTAACGCCACCGCGCTTGCCTGAAGACCCACAACCCGAGGCACTTGATCCGGCCCGCCCTAAACGCTCAGGCTGGTGGCAACGGGCGCGCGCAAGCGGACATCGTTAA